Proteins found in one Fulvitalea axinellae genomic segment:
- a CDS encoding heavy metal translocating P-type ATPase — MAKPDTMPKTTCYHCGDNCEEERLHFDNKDFCCQGCKTVYEILNENGLDNYYALSDQPGLAMRKKSDSEAFAFLDNEEIKRRLVDFSSEDLVRVTFYLPAVHCSSCIWLLENLYRLRPGIRQSRVNFVKRKATFAFHPSEISLRELAEVLDALGYPPYISLEEDGKKKRKKANRSQYLKIGVAGFAFGNIMLLSLPEYFGFEGLSDDDFYRQFFSYANILLSLPVIFYCASDYFKSALQGLKERYINIDVPIALGILTLFSRSMYEVFVGGGPGYFDSLAGLLFFLLVGKWFQGVSYDSLSFERDYKSYFPLAVNRIGEDGEKEVVPVADLAVGDKIVIRNGEIIPSDSELISDRAHVNYSFVTGEADPVTLEKGAYIYAGGRQEGQSVTVKVKKPVSRSYLTELWNQEAFKKSDASSREQLINVISKYFTLAVLLIAGSTAAYWMLEDPSKTVGAFTAVLIVACPCALALAAPFALGTAQQILGREKVYLKNPAVAERLSAITDVVFDKTGTLTHAGESEVEFEGETLTQESRDALLAMTQHSTHPLSRKVFKFLGENPKATAEDFKEIEGKGLEANVGGKLYRLGSAKFVGAKKDNENELLRTQVYVSEDGQVLGRFVMSNRYRSGLETLLSDLGKRVNVHVLSGDNESERERLEKIFPQGSEMRFDQSPHDKLEFIKELKSRGGNVMMLGDGLNDAGALKQSDVGVAVTEEVGAFTPSCDAIMQADSLARLGVYLRFSKAVRRVILAGFVVSFLYNIVGLSFAVSGALTPVLSAILMPVSSVTVVAFSTLMSHLTARMEGIRKHY; from the coding sequence ATGGCAAAACCCGATACGATGCCCAAAACCACTTGCTACCACTGCGGCGATAACTGCGAAGAAGAACGACTACATTTTGACAATAAAGATTTTTGTTGCCAAGGATGTAAAACCGTATACGAGATCCTGAATGAAAACGGGCTGGATAATTATTATGCCTTAAGCGACCAGCCCGGGCTCGCCATGCGAAAGAAGAGCGACAGCGAAGCGTTCGCCTTTCTAGACAATGAGGAAATCAAACGGCGCTTGGTTGATTTCAGCTCGGAGGATCTGGTGAGGGTCACTTTCTATCTGCCGGCTGTCCATTGCAGTTCCTGCATCTGGCTCTTAGAAAACCTGTACAGGCTCAGGCCGGGAATCAGGCAATCGAGGGTCAACTTCGTAAAAAGAAAAGCCACCTTCGCTTTTCATCCCTCCGAAATCAGCCTCAGGGAACTCGCCGAAGTGCTGGACGCTCTGGGTTATCCGCCATACATCAGTTTGGAAGAGGACGGAAAGAAAAAGCGCAAAAAGGCGAACCGCTCGCAATATCTCAAAATCGGGGTGGCGGGTTTTGCCTTCGGCAATATTATGTTGCTGAGCCTTCCCGAATATTTTGGCTTCGAAGGCCTGTCCGATGACGATTTTTACCGTCAGTTTTTCTCTTACGCCAATATCCTGCTTTCCCTGCCGGTAATATTCTATTGCGCTTCGGACTATTTCAAATCAGCGCTACAGGGATTGAAGGAGCGATATATCAACATCGACGTGCCCATCGCTTTGGGTATACTCACGCTTTTTTCAAGAAGCATGTACGAGGTTTTTGTCGGTGGCGGTCCCGGTTATTTCGATTCATTGGCCGGTTTGCTATTTTTCCTTTTGGTGGGAAAATGGTTTCAGGGTGTTTCCTACGACAGTTTGTCTTTTGAGCGGGATTACAAATCTTACTTTCCCCTTGCGGTAAACAGAATCGGGGAAGACGGGGAAAAGGAAGTGGTTCCGGTAGCCGATCTGGCCGTTGGCGACAAAATCGTGATAAGAAACGGGGAAATCATTCCTTCGGATTCGGAACTTATCAGCGATCGGGCGCATGTCAATTACAGCTTTGTGACGGGCGAGGCCGACCCCGTAACCTTGGAAAAAGGCGCTTATATCTACGCCGGCGGCAGACAGGAAGGGCAGAGCGTCACGGTAAAAGTGAAAAAGCCCGTTTCCAGAAGTTACCTGACGGAACTGTGGAACCAAGAGGCTTTCAAAAAAAGCGACGCCTCGTCAAGGGAACAACTGATCAACGTAATCAGCAAATACTTCACGCTGGCGGTGCTTCTGATCGCCGGAAGTACGGCGGCGTACTGGATGCTTGAGGATCCTTCGAAAACGGTGGGCGCTTTTACGGCGGTGTTGATTGTCGCCTGTCCTTGCGCATTGGCTTTGGCCGCTCCGTTTGCGTTGGGCACCGCCCAGCAGATCTTGGGACGGGAAAAAGTATATCTGAAAAACCCGGCCGTAGCCGAACGCCTGTCGGCGATTACGGACGTGGTATTCGACAAAACCGGAACATTGACGCACGCCGGCGAAAGCGAAGTGGAATTTGAGGGGGAAACCCTAACGCAAGAATCCCGAGACGCTTTGCTGGCGATGACTCAGCACTCTACCCATCCGCTTAGCAGGAAGGTTTTCAAATTTTTGGGAGAAAACCCGAAAGCTACGGCAGAGGATTTCAAAGAAATCGAAGGAAAAGGACTGGAAGCTAACGTTGGCGGAAAGTTGTACCGCCTTGGGAGCGCCAAGTTTGTCGGGGCGAAAAAGGATAATGAAAACGAACTTTTGAGAACGCAGGTTTACGTGAGCGAAGACGGGCAGGTTCTCGGCCGGTTCGTGATGTCAAACCGATACCGTTCGGGCCTGGAGACTCTTTTGAGCGATCTGGGCAAGCGGGTGAACGTCCATGTCCTTTCGGGCGATAACGAGTCGGAGCGGGAGCGCTTGGAAAAGATATTCCCGCAGGGAAGCGAAATGCGTTTTGACCAATCTCCGCACGACAAGCTGGAATTTATAAAAGAGCTAAAAAGCCGGGGAGGCAACGTCATGATGCTGGGCGACGGCCTGAACGACGCCGGAGCGCTAAAACAAAGCGACGTGGGCGTAGCCGTAACCGAAGAGGTCGGGGCGTTTACACCGTCTTGCGACGCGATTATGCAAGCCGACAGTTTGGCCAGACTTGGCGTTTATCTACGCTTTTCGAAAGCCGTTCGGAGAGTGATTCTGGCGGGATTCGTCGTATCGTTCCTTTACAACATCGTCGGCCTTTCATTCGCTGTAAGCGGCGCCCTGACGCCTGTGCTTTCCGCTATCCTAATGCCGGTGAGCAGCGTGACAGTTGTAGCTTTCTCTACCTTGATGAGCCACCTTACGGCCCGAATGGAAGGGATAAGAAAACACTACTAA